TCTTCTACAGCCCTATGTTTTTTGTTCTTTCAAGTTCATGGTTCTATCAATCTAAATACCAATTTTTCCGACGTGAAAGCATACATATATAAAGGGGTAGCTTTCAAATACCGTCGGCGATACAGTATGGACAGTTTGGTAAAATCAGTCCTTGGTGAGCGAGAGCCCGCTCCGACAGAAACATTCGGCTCTGACCAGATTAAGATAGTGACAGTGGGTGTAGGCGGCGCAGGAAACAACACCATAAACCGGCTCATTCGGGCCGGAGTCAAGGGCACGGAACTGGTTGCGGTAAATACCGACAAGCAGCACCTGAACTTGATACACGAGAAGTCCAAGAAGGTCCTTATCGGAAGGTCCATCACAAAGGGCTTGGGCGCTGGTGGGTATCCTGAAACAGGCTCAAAGGCCGCAGAGGTCGACAGGCCGCTGCTGCAAAAAGAGCTTGAGGGCGCACATCTGGTTTTCATATGCGCAGGCATGGGCGGTGGCACGGGTACTGGTGCTGCACCTGTCATTGCCGAGATTGCAAAGGAGCAGGGGGCCATTGTTGTTGCAATGGTGACCTATCCGTTTGCACTTGAGAGGGCAAGGCGGGCAAAGGCAGACGAGGGCATTGCCAAGATGAGAAAGGCATGCGACTCGGTCATCATACTTGACAACAACCGCCTTGTAAAGCTTGTTCCAAACCTCCCGATGAACGAGGCGTTCTCGGTTGCCGATGAAATACTTGCAAAGGCGATAGGGGGCTTGGTCTGGACAATCACACAGCCATCACTGATAAACATTGACTTTGCCGACGTTCGTGCAATCATGCAAGGCGGCGGGGTCGGGTTCATCTCAGTTGGCGAAGGCAAGGGCACTGATAAAGTCAGAAGCGCGGCAGAAGGCGTGCTGAAAAACC
The sequence above is drawn from the Candidatus Parvarchaeota archaeon genome and encodes:
- the ftsZ gene encoding cell division protein FtsZ, with the protein product MDSLVKSVLGEREPAPTETFGSDQIKIVTVGVGGAGNNTINRLIRAGVKGTELVAVNTDKQHLNLIHEKSKKVLIGRSITKGLGAGGYPETGSKAAEVDRPLLQKELEGAHLVFICAGMGGGTGTGAAPVIAEIAKEQGAIVVAMVTYPFALERARRAKADEGIAKMRKACDSVIILDNNRLVKLVPNLPMNEAFSVADEILAKAIGGLVWTITQPSLINIDFADVRAIMQGGGVGFISVGEGKGTDKVRSAAEGVLKNRLLDVDFEGANGALIHISGGSDLTLGDAIKAGEIITEKMDAMANVKWGARLIPGYDGKLEIVAIVTGVKGASVLGGSMDEPKKEVSYSDIEIIG